The following are from one region of the Juglans regia cultivar Chandler chromosome 10, Walnut 2.0, whole genome shotgun sequence genome:
- the LOC109001886 gene encoding pentatricopeptide repeat-containing protein At5g15280, mitochondrial — translation MRPRLVSTSTTTRALHSHMLQFLSTIIHSHRSPIKQVRSLFYHFSTLPTTTTTSFTDSSSSSSSKLQNNDTRLDLSSVKFNGFAQSVMLNYSHFFDKKKGKDFANASVKDLIFYISDIVPNTARRFIRISVLKPEDVLGILLGFQSENGKVRIGARKVETLWEIFKRANEQDKGFKHLPRSCEVMASLLIHAGMLREVEFLLSTIESQGISLDGLEIFCNLIQGYAGDGELERAIVVYERMRGRGLMSSVACCRVLLDFLVQKKKIQLANRVCWDMLEMNANLSDPEKASFENVIRLLCRNGYIQEGRNLAKKALVSGLEPSSSVINEIARGYCEKKDFEDLLSFFARMKCVPTVIAGNKIMHCLCLNFGTERAGVFLQELKALCFNPDEITFGILIGWSCHEGKLKKAFFYLSDMLSKCLKPHICSYNALISGLFKEGMWKHAQEIIHEMVDRGTPPDISTFRILLAGFCKARQFDEVKRTVCQMASHGFIQLSSLEDPLSKAFRVLGLDPLAVRLRRDNNIGLSKTEFLDNLGNGLYLDTDLDDYEKTVTRVLEDSMIPNFNTLIMEQCGHRNFRTTLLLVNEMVHWGQELSFSVFSALVEGFCSSRSHIKAVAKLLEKMPELADQLDQETLNLVVRAYCKKGLINSGKIILDRMLQRHLIAKNETYTALIMGSCKKGNLKDLHCCWEVAQRNKWLPGLKDCKALVGCLCQREMLKEALQLLEHMLVYNIPTGLDIFSVLLENLCASGFTRIAHVLLDELLKQGFILDREAYSHVVRGLCKEKKFPAAFMMLDKMLAKNLVPCLDVSVLLIPQLCRVGRFEKAIALKEIALREQILDSSSLHGALVKGFCMTGNVQEVATVFQDILFKGLLSAVEFYNMLVQGHCQVKNLRKVWELLGGFIRKNLNLSISSYRNLVRLMLLEGRVPHALNLTALMLGQSKSHDLIIYNILIFYLFATGNSSLVKNILDQLQEKELLHNEVTYDFLIYGFSQCKDVSSTAHCLSTMISKELRPSNRSLRTVISSLCGAGELGKALYLSQEMELRGWVHGSIIQNAIVEGLISLGKLHEAEDLLDRMVEKCLIPDNINYDNLIKRFCLHDRLNKAVDLLNIMLKKGTVPNSSSYDSVIQGFCTQNRLDEAMDFYTEMLYRDLKPGIKTSGMLVHALCQNGRTAEAENLLISILQVGESTREMYCAVVNRYRLENNIKKASELMHVMQHRGYDPDFETHWSLISNLSNSSDKDDCNNNQGFLSSLLSVSGFAGKRGSKAELG, via the coding sequence ATGAGACCAAGACTCGTCagcacctccaccaccaccagagCTCTCCACAGTCACATGCTCCAGTTCCTCTCCACCATAATCCACTCTCACAGATCCCCCATCAAACAGGTTCGTTCTCTCTTCTACCACTTCTCAACCTtacccaccaccaccaccacttctTTCActgattcatcatcatcatcatcttcgaAACTCCAAAACAACGATACCCGCTTAGATTTATCTTCTGTAAAATTCAATGGCTTTGCACAGTCTGTCATGTTGAATTATTCccatttttttgataagaagaAAGGCAAGGACTTTGCTAATGCCTCTGTCAAGGACCTCATTTTCTATATATCCGATATAGTGCCCAATACTGCGCGTAGGTTTATTAGGATTTCGGTGCTGAAACCCGAAGACGTGCTTGGAATATTATTGGGTTTTCAATCTGAGAACGGGAAAGTTAGAATTGGAGCTAGGAAGGTTGAGACTTTGTGGGAAATCTTCAAGCGGGCGAATGAACAGGATAAGGGTTTTAAGCATCTCCCTCGGTCGTGTGAGGTCATGGCCTCCTTGCTTATTCATGCGGGTATGCTTAGAGAAGTTGAATTCTTGCTTTCTACGATTGAGAGTCAAGGAATTTCATTGGATGGTCTTGAAATTTTCTGTAATTTGATTCAAGGGTATGCTGGTGATGGGGAATTAGAAAGAGCTATTGTGGTGTATGAACGAATGAGGGGGCGAGGTTTAATGTCATCGGTGGCCTGTTGTCGTGTTCTTCTTGATTTCTTggttcaaaagaagaaaattcagTTGGCGAATCGAGTTTGTTGGGATATGCTGGAGATGAATGCTAATTTGAGTGATCCGGAGAAGGCTAGTTTTGAGAATGTCATCAGACTACTGTGTAGAAACGGATATATTCAGGAAGGAAGAAATCTTGCCAAGAAGGCTCTGGTTTCTGGTTTGGAGCCCAGTAGCTCTGTTATTAATGAAATTGCTCGTGGGTACTGTGAGAAGAAGGACTTTGAGGATCTGTTGAGTTTCTTTGCTCGCATGAAGTGTGTTCCAACTGTTATTGCTGGAAATAAGATTATGCATTGTCTATGTCTCAATTTTGGCACAGAAAGGGCAGGTGTGTTTTTACAAGAGTTGAAAGCCTTGTGTTTCAATCCTGATGAAATAACCTTTGGCATTTTAATTGGTTGGAGTTGCCATGAAGGGAAACTGAAAAAGGCCTTCTTTTATTTGTCAGACATGCTGTCCAAATGTCTGAAACCCCATATATGTTCCTATAATGCTCTTATCAGTGGGTTGTTTAAGGAAGGTATGTGGAAGCATGCCCAGGAAATTATTCATGAAATGGTGGATCGGGGAACACCCCCTGATATATCAACTTTCAGAATACTGTTAGCTGGATTTTGTAAGGCTAGACAATTTGATGAAGTGAAGAGGACAGTTTGCCAGATGGCTAGTCATGGTTTTATTCAGCTCTCCTCATTAGAGGATCCACTTTCCAAAGCATTTAGGGTCTTGGGGCTCGATCCATTAGCTGTGAGGTTGAGAAGGGACAACAATATCGGACTTTCTAAAACAGAGTTTCTTGATAATCTTGGGAATGGTCTTTATTTAGACACGGACCTGGACGATTATGAAAAAACAGTCACCAGGGTCCTTGAAGATTCCATGATACCCAATTTTAACACACTTATAATGGAGCAATGTGGTCATCGAAATTTTAGAACTACATTGCTACTGGTAAATGAAATGGTTCACTGGGGACAAGAACTGTCTTTTTCTGTCTTCTCAGCATTAGTAGAAGGGTTTTGTTCATCCCGTTCCCATATCAAGGCAGTCGCTAAACTTTTGGAGAAAATGCCAGAGTTGGCTGATCAGCTGGACCAAGAAACTCTCAATTTGGTTGTCCGGGCATACTGCAAGAAAGGATTGATAAACAGTGGGAAAATAATATTGGACAGAATGCTCCAAAGGCATTTAATTGCCAAGAATGAGACGTACACTGCTCTAATAATGGGTTCATGTAAGAAAGGGAACTTGAAGGACCTTCATTGTTGCTGGGAAGTTGCTCAAAGAAACAAATGGTTACCAGGGTTGAAGGATTGTAAAGCTCTTGTGGGATGTCTTTGCCAGAGAGAAATGCTCAAGGAAGCATTACAGCTTCTTGAGCATATGCTGGTTTATAACATTCCCACAGGGTTAGATATTTTCTCAGTGTTGCTGGAAAATCTTTGTGCTTCTGGTTTTACAAGAATTGCACATGTATTGCTGGATGAACTTCTAAAGCAGGGTTTCATCTTGGATCGTGAGGCTTATAGCCATGTTGTAAGAGGGTTGTGTAAGGAGAAAAAATTTCCAGCGGCCTTTATGATGTTGGACAAAATGCTAGCCAAGAATTTAGTTCCTTGCTTGGATGTGTCTGTTTTATTAATTCCTCAGCTGTGTAGGGTTGGCAGATTTGAGAAAGCTATTGCCTTAAAAGAGATTGCTTTAAGGGAGCAAATTTTAGATTCATCTTCTTTACATGGTGCACTTGTAAAAGGGTTTTGTATGACAGGAAATGTTCAAGAAGTGGCCACTGTATTCCAGGATATTCTGTTTAAGGGGCTGCTTTCAGCTGTGGAATTTTATAACATGCTGGTCCAAGGGCATTGTCAAGTGAAAAACTTGAGGAAAGTTTGGGAGCTACTAGGTggttttataagaaaaaatttgaatctCTCAATCTCGAGCTACAGGAATCTGGTGCGCTTGATGCTTTTGGAGGGTAGGGTCCCTCATGCACTGAATCTCACGGCGCTTATGCTTGGACAAAGCAAGTCTCACGATCTCATCATCTACAACATTCTCATATTCTATCTCTTCGCAACGGGGAACAGTTCACTTGTCAAGAATATATTAGATCAATTGCAAGAAAAGGAACTACTGCACAATGAAGTCActtatgattttcttatttatggGTTCTCTCAGTGTAAAGATGTATCAAGTACTGCACACTGTCTGTCTACTATGATTTCTAAGGAACTTAGGCCCAGTAATCGGAGCTTGAGAACAGTAATAAGCAGCCTGTGTGGTGCTGGGGAGCTTGGAAAGGCCTTGTACTTGAGTCAAGAAATGGAATTAAGAGGCTGGGTTCATGGTTCAATCATTCAAAATGCAATTGTTGAGGGGCTTATCTCTCTTGGTAAGCTTCATGAAGCAGAAGATCTGTTGGACAGGATGGTTGAAAAATGTCTTATTCCTGACAATATCAATTATGATAATCTGATTAAGCGCTTCTGTTTGCACGATAGACTGAACAAGGCAGTTGATCTTCTGAACATAATGTTGAAGAAAGGAACTGTCCCGAATTCTAGTAGTTACGATTCAGTAATTCAAGGTTTCTGTACCCAAAATAGATTGGATGAAGCCATGGATTTTTATACTGAGATGTTATATAGGGATCTTAAGCCTGGCATCAAAACTTCCGGCATGCTTGTTCATGCCTTATGCCAAAATGGGCGAACTGCAGAAGCTGAAAATTTACTAATTTCTATTCTTCAGGTTGGTGAAAGTACAAGGGAGATGTACTGTGCTGTAGTTAATAGGTATCGCTTAGAAAACAATATCAAGAAGGCATCGGAGCTCATGCATGTGATGCAACATAGGGGTTATGATCCAGACTTTGAGACACACTGGTCTCTCATAAGCAATTTAAGCAATTCCAGTGACAAGGACGATTGCAACAACAACCAGGGCTTTCTGTCAAGTCTGCTTTCCGTAAGTGGATTTGCTGGCAAAAGGGGTTCCAAGGCCGAACTGGGATAA
- the LOC109001888 gene encoding probable 2,3-bisphosphoglycerate-independent phosphoglycerate mutase has product MSRPQQPRRRVAFVLIDGLGDVSLPRLGFKTPLQAAKVPNLDAIASAGVNGLMDPVEVGLGCGSDTAHLSLLGYDPRVYYRGRGAFESMGAGLAMSPGDIAFKSNFATLDEKTGIVTSRRADRHFEEEGPILCAALDGIKLPSFPQYEVRVRYATEHRCGVVVKGPGLSGNISGTDPLKDNRLLLQVEALDDTDEARHTAAVVNELSKEMSRILVSHPVNAKRIAEGKNMANAVLLRGCGIRIEVPPFEKKHGLWPCMVAPTKIIAGLGLSLDIDILEAPGATGDYRTLLTSKATAIAKALIAPLQSCPSVFVPGEEEHKPGRSDGYDFGFLHIKAIDDAGHDKASLFKVKALEAVDRAIGQLIRLLWEAESTGNFKFFLCVTGDHSTPVEYGDHSFEPVPFAMCRLKDFVGAIGGESIVSGTSLDPFPLPSIKAGEDLTDDVGNEQERRNKRFESFNGDSVYELNEIAAARGCLGRFPGGEMMGIIKKFLEVDA; this is encoded by the exons ATGAGTAGGCCCCAGCAACCTAGGAGAAGAGTGGCATTTGTGCTGATTGATGGGTTGGGCGATGTGTCTTTGCCAAGGCTTGGATTCAAGACTCCTCTCCAAGCAGCCAAAGTACCCAATTTGGATGCCATTGCATCTGCTGGAGTTAATGGTCTTATGGACCCTGTCGAAGTAGGATTGGGTTGTGGAAGTGATACGGCTCACCTCTCTTTGTTGGGTTATGACCCAAGAGTGTATTACCGGGGTCGTGGTGCATTTGAATCCATGGGTGCTGGTCTGGCAATGTCACCCGGCGATATTGCATTTAAG TCAAATTTTGCTACCTTGGATGAGAAAACTGGAATAGTCACAAGTAGGAGGGCTGATAGACACTTTGAAGAAGAAGGGCCCATACTCTGTGCGGCACTCGATGGAATAAAGCTGCCATCTTTTCCTCAATATGAAGTCAGAGTCAG GTATGCAACAGAACATAGATGCGGAGTAGTCGTCAAAGGACCTGGATTAAGTGGAAATATATCAGGAACAGACCCATTAAAGGACAATCGCTTACTCTTGCAAGTTGAAGCTTTAGATGATACTGATGAAGCAAGGCACACAGCTGCAGTTGTTAATGAGTTATCCAAGGAAATGTCACGGATTCTGGTTTCTCATCCAGTGAATGCAAAGCGCATTGCAGAAGGGAAGAATATGGCAAATGCTGTCCTACTACGAGGTTGTGGTATTCGAATTGAG GTTCCTCCATTTGAGAAGAAACATGGCTTGTGGCCTTGCATGGTAGCTCCCACCAAAATTATAGCTGGCTTGGGCTTATCACTTGATATTGATATCCTTGAAGCTCCAGGAGCAACTGGAGACTATCGAACACTTCTAACTTCCAAGGCAACTGCAATAGCTAAGGCACTTATAGCTCCTTTGCAGTCTTGCCCCTCTGTTTTTGTACCTGGGGAGGAGGAGCACAAACCAGGTCGATCAGATGGCTATGATTTTGGATTTCTTCACATCAAG GCAATAGATGATGCAGGTCATGACAAGGCAAGCCTTTTCAAAGTCAAAGCACTGGAGGCTGTAGATCGAGCCATAGGACAGTTGATCAGGCTCCTCTGGGAGGCAGAATCAACtggaaattttaaattcttcctTTGTGTAACCGGAGACCACTCTACTCCAGTTGAATATGGAGATCACAGCTTTGAACCAGTTCCATTTGCCATGTGTAGATTGAAAGACTTTGTGGGTGCAATAGGCGGAGAGTCCATCGTTTCGGGAACATCTCTTGATCCATTTCCTCTTCCATCCATTAAAGCTGGTGAAGACCTAACAGATGATGTGGGAAATGAACAAGAGAGAAGAAACAAACGGTTTGAATCTTTTAATGGAGATTCTGTTTACGAGTTGAATGAGATAGCGGCAGCAAGGGGATGTCTTGGGCGTTTTCCTGGAGGAGAGATGATGggaattataaagaaatttctgGAAGTAGATGCGTGA